The DNA region ACTAATGGTTTTCACTTCTTCTGCTAAAATAACTTTTTCTACTTCGAGCTCAGTTAAAACAGTATCAAGAGTTTCAAGGAACCCAGGAATACCTTCCTTTAAAGCTAAATCAATTCGATGTGTCACATTCTCTGGAATTGGCAAACCTGCATCCGTCACAACGATGTAGTCGGTATGACCTGTTTCAGAGATTAACTGATTAATTTTTGGATTTAAAATTCCGCCCTTTTTCATTATTGCTTCCTCCTACTTTTTAATGTAAACGTTTAGATTTTTATGTGATTGGGTTGACTGGATTCGCGAATAATTAACTCTGGTGTTAATAATAACTCCCTTTTAGGAAGATTTCCTTTATTGTGAATGCGTTCGTGCACTAACTGAAAGGCGATTTCGCCAATAGTCGTCATCGGCCGTGAGACCACTGACAATTTTGGTTTAATAAAGGTGGCAATTTCGACATCATCAAAACCGATGAAGGAGACTTCTTCACCTAACTTCCAATCCAACTCATTTAATGCCTTCACGCAGCCAATCGTCATCTGGTTGTTTGATGAAAAAATAGCAGTAGGTCTATTTTCCGAATAAAATAAGTTCAATGCACCTTTGTAACCACTCGTTTCTCTAAAATCCCCTTGAAAAACTAAGTTTGGGTCAAGCGGAATATTGTATTCCTCCAGCGCCTTCTTATAACCTAAATAACGTTCATGTCCTGGTGTAGTGTTCTGTGGCCCACAAATAATGGCAATTCTATCATGCCCCTGTAATATTAAATGTCGCACAGCCTGATAAGAGCCATTTACGTTGTCCACTAAAACTGTGTCCACTTCAAAATTCTTAATTGCCCGGTCAACGGCAACAATTGGAATACCCTGATCCTGCAAAAGTTTAATATGGTCTCCGGTTTCATTTGCTGTTGTAATAATCACGCCATCTACTCCGCGTTCAATGAAGATTTTCACAATTTCTTCTTCAACCTTTTGCGATTCATTCGTGCTGCTGAGAATCGTATAATAGCCCTTTTCCCGAGCTTTCTGCTCTATGCCAGCAACTACATGCGGAAAAAATGGATTTGTTATATCGGGCACAATAATGCCAATCGTGTTTGTTTCTTTTCGCTTCATACTTCGTGCTACAGCACTGCGGATATAACCAAGCTCACCGATAGCGCTTACAATCCGGTCCTCTGTTGCCTTTCTAACGCCGCCTTGATTGTTAATTACCCTTGATACAGTTGCGATTGAAACATTTGCAAGCCTTGCTACATCCTCAATAGTAGGTTTATAGTCCATAGTCGAGTATCTCCTAAAATCTAAACGTTTACATTTTGTTAAAATAAAGTCTAATATATTTAGATTTTGGGTTGTTTATGTAAATGTAAACGTTTAGATTTCTTTTATAGTTTGATAATATCACTGCGTTCTAGGTAAAATCAAGCATGTTTTATATTATTTTAAAATTTCTTACTAGCAGGTAATTTATCAAGTAGTTTAGTTAGTTTCTCAAGTATTTTCTCTGACCAATAGTTGACCATAATTTTAACGTATAAAACGGCGGTGAGATTAATATCAATTAATAAATGTTATTTTTAGGAGGAGAGGCTTCTGAGAGGAATCTTGAGGTTTGTTGGTGCTCTTTTTCTCATATTTGGAGTTTATCTGATTTTTACCAGTCAAGTCTTTTTTGGATTCTTGGCGATAATTATTGCCTTTCTAATTTTCCCTAATCGTCAACAGAGCAGCCATAAAAGTTATGGTTACGACCATGAATACGATCATGGCTCATCCTACAGCTCAGACAGCGACACGGGTGACGGTGGCGGTGACGGTGGCGGTGACGGTGGCGGTGGTGACTAAAAAACATCCTCAAGCGTGAGGATGTTTTCATTTAGTTAACTGTCCACCTGGAGTGGACAGTGTCCACGGGCGGTGCCTGTCACCGCAACATGTCACCGCAACAGTGTCACCTACTGTAATTTTTCAGTTGCGAAGGTGATGATGCCTTCGATTTCTTCGCCAAAGGGGTTTACTTCTTCTGCGTGGATGACGTTGCCTGCTTTATCAACGATGGCAAAGCCTCTTAGCGATTTATGTTCATTTGGGTTTTTCATTTTAGCTTTTTGGATGAAATCAAGTTTTTCATCAGACAGCAAAGGAAAATCCAATCCAAGTTCTTCCTTCAGCTTTTTATGTTCTTTAACAGTGGATGTACTTAGACCATAAACTTTCCCAGGGAAGGTAGCCAATAATTCTTTATTCTTTTGCAGCTCGACCAGCTGCGATTTACAGTAGTCTCAACCCACACCTGTAAACATGAAAATTAATGAAGGCTGTTCCGCGTTCTCTAACACAACCTCTTCCCCATTTTCATCCAATAGTGCATTGGAGCCTGAGCAACCCGTTAAAAGAGCAGTAAAAGCCATCATAACGACGATGAAAATAATAAATCTATGCTTATTCATTTACTCACCTCCCCACATTCACCAAACAATTATACCCCACCAGGTAGGGTTAAATCACAAAAATATGTGAATATTTGTAGAATCATATTATAATGGTAATTAAGTGTAAATCCAACTTTGGGGATTTTAACGATCCTATTCCCTTAAAAGGTTGTGTTAAATGTGATTTTGATATATTTTATTATTTCCTATCTAATTGGAAATATTATGTTCGGCTTTCTTATCACGAAAATCCTTTATCGCAAGGATATTCGCCTTCAAGGGAGCGGAAACGTCGGAGCTCGAAATGCTGGCCGCCTTTACGGTAAAGCCGCATTCATATTAATTTTTCTCGGAGATGCCTTAAAAGGGGCACTTGTGATTCTAGCAGCGCGCTACTTTCAATTTTCTGAAGCCATTCAGCTAATTGGACTAGCCTTGGCCATCCTTGGTCATGTAAAGCCAGTCACACTAAAATTTAGGGGTGGGAAAGGGATTTCAACCTTTATCGGTGGAATCATTGCCTTCAATCCGTTGGTTATTCCCGTGATTATCCTCGGATTTAGTGTCCTCTACCCCTTTTTAAAAAGCTTTACTTTTGCAGGATTAGGAGCATTTCTCTTTATTCCCGCGGTTCTATTTTTTAAAAGCAATGATTGGATTAGTTCTATTATTGAAATCGGCATCATCATCATGCTTTATATAGCGCATGCAGATAATATCAAGGAAAGGCTGAAACCCTAATGGATAAGCACGAATATTTTTTTAAAATTGCAACCTCTGACACGGAGTTCGAACAAATTCATCGCTTAAACTATCAAACCTTTTCAGAGGAAATTCCTCAGCATCAAAGGAATGCGGAACAAAGATTAGTGGATCAATTCCATGCTGAAAATACATATATCATTTGTATCAAAAATGACGAGCTTGTCGGAATGATTGCGGTTCGTGAAAATCGCCCGTTTTCGCTAGATCGAAAAATTGGTGCGGTCGAAGACTCACTTCCAGTTTCCGTAAAATATCCTTGCGAAGTCAGGTTGATGGCGGTCAAAAAGGATTATCGCAATGGGCGCGTCTTCCTTGGGATGGCACAATTTTTAATCATGTACTGCTTGAAAAAAGGCTATGATATTGCCGTCATCTCAGGAACCACTCGCCAATTAAAGCTCTATGGTCAGATGGGCTTCCAACCATTTGCGGAACTAACTGGGGCGGGTGATGCTCTTTTTCAACCGTTATTTTTAACAAAAAGCACGTTTGAAAAATCAATTGCTGGCAGACTTCTTGCGCCGACCATTCCTTTTCTCCCTGGACCTGTACAGGTTTCCGGGGCAGTCATGGAGGCTTTAAGCAGAACCCCTATCTCGCACCGCTCCCAGGCTTTTATCGAAAAACTCGACAAGGCACGAGCGCTGCTCTCAAAATTAGTCAGCAGTAAATATGTTCATATTTTGCTAGGATCGGGAACGCTGGCAAATGACGTGGTAGCTGCTCAGCTTTCGCTTGAATCGGGGCGCGGACTTATCCTCGCAAATGGGGAGTTTGGCAGCCGCTTAATAGACCAGGCAAGTAGGCTTGGACTGCGTTTTGATGCAGTTGAAAAGGAATGGGGCCAAGCTTTCACAAAAGCTGATAT from Neobacillus sp. FSL H8-0543 includes:
- a CDS encoding aminotransferase class V-fold PLP-dependent enzyme gives rise to the protein MDKHEYFFKIATSDTEFEQIHRLNYQTFSEEIPQHQRNAEQRLVDQFHAENTYIICIKNDELVGMIAVRENRPFSLDRKIGAVEDSLPVSVKYPCEVRLMAVKKDYRNGRVFLGMAQFLIMYCLKKGYDIAVISGTTRQLKLYGQMGFQPFAELTGAGDALFQPLFLTKSTFEKSIAGRLLAPTIPFLPGPVQVSGAVMEALSRTPISHRSQAFIEKLDKARALLSKLVSSKYVHILLGSGTLANDVVAAQLSLESGRGLILANGEFGSRLIDQASRLGLRFDAVEKEWGQAFTKADIASGISEETTWIWAVHSETSSGMLNDLSLLKEIASEHQLKLCLDCISSIGAVEVDLSGVFLATGVSGKAVRALTGMSFVFHHHEVQPSMKLPKYLDLGMYMAKHSVPFSQSSNLLESLLVAVENLSVERYKEIEETHQFLKKQLLNYNFKIISEDNGSPIIHTIELPRSISSAMIGELLYFQGYQLHYESEYLQQRNWIQISCIDNYATADLEKMTSLLKRIVSYERKNNEQSVKAQ
- the rbsD gene encoding D-ribose pyranase; this encodes MKKGGILNPKINQLISETGHTDYIVVTDAGLPIPENVTHRIDLALKEGIPGFLETLDTVLTELEVEKVILAEEVKTISPEMHDQIVSRFPNLPIEYIPHVEFKQQTKQARGLIRTGEFTGYANVILVAGVVY
- a CDS encoding glycerol-3-phosphate acyltransferase translates to MILIYFIISYLIGNIMFGFLITKILYRKDIRLQGSGNVGARNAGRLYGKAAFILIFLGDALKGALVILAARYFQFSEAIQLIGLALAILGHVKPVTLKFRGGKGISTFIGGIIAFNPLVIPVIILGFSVLYPFLKSFTFAGLGAFLFIPAVLFFKSNDWISSIIEIGIIIMLYIAHADNIKERLKP
- a CDS encoding LacI family DNA-binding transcriptional regulator; this translates as MDYKPTIEDVARLANVSIATVSRVINNQGGVRKATEDRIVSAIGELGYIRSAVARSMKRKETNTIGIIVPDITNPFFPHVVAGIEQKAREKGYYTILSSTNESQKVEEEIVKIFIERGVDGVIITTANETGDHIKLLQDQGIPIVAVDRAIKNFEVDTVLVDNVNGSYQAVRHLILQGHDRIAIICGPQNTTPGHERYLGYKKALEEYNIPLDPNLVFQGDFRETSGYKGALNLFYSENRPTAIFSSNNQMTIGCVKALNELDWKLGEEVSFIGFDDVEIATFIKPKLSVVSRPMTTIGEIAFQLVHERIHNKGNLPKRELLLTPELIIRESSQPNHIKI